From a region of the Vallicoccus soli genome:
- a CDS encoding DUF427 domain-containing protein, with the protein MSLTLGTGPLAPTRAGVFDRGTVLSGHPLYLEDVPQRVRGYLDGECVVDSRRVRMLHEVAALPVWWFPAEDVRAGVLAPSGRTRDDDPKGALRLLDARRGGRVVEDAAYDVPEPAALPALAGLVQVRFGALDRWLEEDDEVVGHPRDPYHRVDTRRSGEHVVVRVGGEVVADSTRPVKLFETGLPPRWYLPREDVRAEHLRLSPTTTVCPYKGVATYATLTAGGTVVEDGAWSYEEPFAESEQVRGLLSFLGGGVEVSVDGEPAPGTS; encoded by the coding sequence GTGAGCCTCACCCTCGGCACCGGCCCGCTGGCCCCGACCCGCGCCGGCGTCTTCGACCGCGGCACCGTCCTGTCCGGCCACCCGCTCTACCTCGAGGACGTGCCGCAGCGCGTCCGCGGCTACCTCGACGGCGAGTGCGTCGTCGACAGCCGCCGGGTCCGCATGCTCCACGAGGTCGCTGCGCTGCCGGTCTGGTGGTTCCCCGCCGAGGACGTGCGCGCCGGCGTCCTCGCCCCCAGCGGCCGCACCCGCGACGACGACCCCAAGGGCGCGCTGCGCCTGCTCGACGCCCGGCGGGGCGGGCGCGTCGTCGAGGACGCGGCGTACGACGTCCCGGAGCCGGCCGCGCTGCCCGCGCTCGCCGGGCTGGTCCAGGTCCGCTTCGGCGCCCTCGACCGCTGGCTCGAGGAGGACGACGAGGTCGTCGGGCACCCGCGCGACCCGTACCACCGGGTGGACACCCGCCGCAGCGGCGAGCACGTCGTCGTGCGCGTCGGCGGCGAGGTCGTCGCGGACTCGACGCGGCCGGTGAAGCTGTTCGAGACCGGACTGCCGCCGCGGTGGTACCTGCCCCGCGAGGACGTGCGCGCCGAGCACCTGCGCCTGTCGCCGACCACGACGGTCTGCCCCTACAAGGGCGTCGCGACCTACGCGACGCTCACCGCCGGCGGCACGGTCGTCGAGGACGGCGCGTGGTCGTACGAGGAGCCGTTCGCCGAGTCCGAGCAGGTGCGGGGGCTGCTCTCGTTCCTCGGCGGGGGCGTCGAGGTGAGCGTCGACGGGGAGCCCGCGCCCGGCACGTCCTGA
- a CDS encoding dihydrofolate reductase family protein → MATSYFTASSVDGFIADPEATLSWLLSRDIDPDGPMAYQRFMDRVGAVVMGATTYRWVLDHEPGAWPYGVPTWVFAHGDVPRVDGADLRVVQGDVSAHHAAMAEAAGDRDVWVVGGGDLAGQFADAGLLDELWVQYAPVALGAGAPLLPRRVELRLEEVARNRDFACARYTVVRPTGAPA, encoded by the coding sequence ATGGCGACCTCGTACTTCACCGCCTCCAGCGTCGACGGCTTCATCGCCGACCCCGAGGCGACCCTGTCCTGGCTGCTGTCCCGCGACATCGACCCGGACGGGCCGATGGCGTACCAGCGCTTCATGGACCGCGTCGGGGCGGTGGTCATGGGAGCGACGACGTACCGCTGGGTCCTGGACCACGAGCCGGGGGCGTGGCCGTACGGGGTCCCGACCTGGGTCTTCGCGCACGGCGACGTCCCGCGCGTCGACGGCGCCGACCTGCGCGTCGTGCAGGGCGACGTCTCCGCCCACCACGCCGCCATGGCCGAGGCGGCCGGCGACCGCGACGTGTGGGTCGTCGGCGGGGGCGACCTCGCCGGGCAGTTCGCTGACGCCGGCCTGCTCGACGAGCTGTGGGTCCAGTACGCCCCCGTCGCGCTCGGCGCGGGGGCCCCGCTCCTGCCGCGCCGCGTCGAGCTGCGCCTCGAGGAGGTCGCCCGCAACCGCGACTTCGCCTGCGCCCGCTACACCGTGGTCCGCCCGACCGGGGCCCCGGCGTGA
- a CDS encoding NERD domain-containing protein, whose translation MTAGQGAEQQAQRAAARAERLERELERARRSQVTWGAGADGERLVGERLDRLRGHGWLALHDVRWPGRPKANLDHVVVGPGGVVVVDAKNWTGTADVRDGVLRHNGRKRLKHTESVLTQSAAVAAVLPPGVRRHVKGCLCLVGHGDLQERTADGAVVLGLERLERALLALPQVLAPDAVERLGRDLPGLLEQGVPAGALTEPTPPPALVTPEAPGRPRLGLRLLVASGLGFGAVLALNEVLRLA comes from the coding sequence ATGACGGCAGGGCAGGGGGCCGAGCAGCAGGCCCAGCGGGCAGCGGCACGGGCGGAGCGGCTGGAGCGCGAGCTCGAGCGCGCCCGCAGGAGCCAGGTGACCTGGGGGGCCGGCGCAGACGGGGAGCGCCTCGTCGGCGAGCGCCTCGACCGGCTCCGCGGGCACGGCTGGCTGGCGCTGCACGACGTCCGGTGGCCCGGCCGGCCGAAGGCCAACCTGGACCACGTCGTCGTGGGCCCGGGCGGGGTGGTCGTGGTGGACGCGAAGAACTGGACCGGCACGGCCGACGTGCGCGACGGCGTCCTGCGGCACAACGGCCGCAAGCGGCTGAAGCACACCGAGTCCGTGCTCACGCAGTCCGCCGCGGTCGCGGCTGTCCTGCCGCCCGGAGTCCGCCGGCACGTCAAGGGCTGCCTGTGCCTGGTCGGGCACGGCGACCTGCAGGAGCGGACCGCCGACGGGGCCGTCGTCCTCGGCCTCGAGCGGCTCGAGCGTGCCCTGCTGGCGCTCCCGCAGGTCCTGGCCCCCGACGCCGTCGAGCGGCTGGGCCGCGACCTGCCGGGCCTCCTCGAGCAGGGGGTACCCGCTGGCGCCCTGACCGAGCCGACGCCGCCGCCCGCGCTCGTCACCCCCGAGGCACCGGGGCGTCCGCGGCTCGGGCTGCGCCTGCTGGTCGCCTCGGGCCTCGGCTTCGGTGCGGTCCTGGCGCTGAACGAGGTGCTCCGGCTCGCGTGA
- a CDS encoding nucleotide pyrophosphohydrolase, which produces MSEPETDLMDLRDRMRRFTDERDWTRFHDPKSLLLALVGEVGEVAELFQWLDADAAAEVARRDPLATRVAEELADVLLYLVRLADVCGVDLAAAARNKLTAAGDRYVAGDVRGVAPRRDRASATTSERGSAAALDAHRLSGDVKDRREVDQARTNLQE; this is translated from the coding sequence GTGTCCGAGCCCGAGACCGACCTGATGGACCTCCGCGACCGCATGCGCAGGTTCACCGACGAGCGCGACTGGACGCGGTTCCACGACCCGAAGTCCCTCCTCCTCGCGCTCGTAGGGGAGGTGGGCGAGGTGGCAGAGCTGTTCCAGTGGCTCGACGCCGACGCAGCGGCCGAGGTGGCACGTCGGGACCCGCTGGCGACCCGCGTCGCCGAGGAGCTCGCCGACGTCCTGCTCTACCTCGTACGGCTCGCCGACGTCTGCGGGGTCGACCTCGCGGCTGCCGCCCGGAACAAGCTCACAGCGGCCGGAGACCGGTACGTCGCCGGTGACGTCCGGGGTGTGGCGCCCCGACGGGACCGCGCCTCGGCCACGACGAGCGAGCGGGGATCTGCGGCGGCCCTGGACGCTCACCGCCTGTCTGGGGACGTCAAGGACCGGCGCGAGGTCGACCAAGCACGGACCAACCTCCAGGAGTAG
- a CDS encoding DUF3427 domain-containing protein: MYGELRRGLYETLRTVDLDTAVAGTSLTARYAATSSEDLPTLLSRHIAAAVLRKLEDERDEGRRRALVNDVLGALQVSDALLPDGPVQQLIALTYEEAPGVHRILPRPTTPLSDAALLTNATGEPQLGTELRAELASADRVDLLCAFVKWHGLRLLEQQLSELRERGVPLRVITTTYVGATERRAVDELVRRFGAEVRINYETQSTRLHAKAWLFRRGTGYDTAYVGSSNLSRSALVDGLEWNVRLAAVTTPQLLRKFAATFDSYWADPAFTAYDPDRDADLLDEALARGGGRSGTATTSTLAGLEVRPLPHQEEILEALDAERQVHDRHRNLVVAATGTGKTVVAALDYRRLRDQLGGDPTLLFVAHRKEILEQSLRTYREVLADGAFGELYVGGARPEKWRHVFASVQSLSAYGIDRLPAEHFDVVVIDEFHHAEAATYRRLLDHLQPRELLGLTATPERSDGTDVRRFFDGRTAAELRLWDALAADLLCPFHYFGVSDDVDLSGVAWKRGAYDVEGLDKLYTGNDARAAKVLRELTDKVTDVRRMRALGFCVSVAHAEYMARVFSEAGIPSLAVHGGTGPEERAQALEQLRRQEVGCLFAADLFNEGLDLPQVDTVLFLRPTQSSTTFLQQLGRGLRRAPGKAVLTVLDFIGQHRREFRFDVRYRALTGASRTGLVRQIEHGFPFLPAGSQIVLDRVAQGIVLDNVKRQIALTRKQLVADVRTHGDLDLAAYLRESGRDLSDVYKAKGSWTSLRREAGLPTLNPGPDEASLLRRVSSLLHVDDPERAAAYARLAAPDGPAYHDLTEREQRLARMLFFTLWPNTGGFAHYEEGLDRLRRNPAVCEELRQVVALGLDSARHTPRSLGDGLQHVPLASHARYRREEILAALGWASLERSARGNITGVAWAEETQTDALLINLQKSEKDFSPTTMYRDYALSTELFHWESQNATSLTSPAGQRYLNHCELGTHVVLFVRDAPENEFGAAPFLCLGQASYVEHRGERPIAITWRLDRPMPAETYLTASVVAG, from the coding sequence GTGTATGGAGAACTCAGGAGGGGACTGTACGAGACACTGCGAACGGTCGACCTCGATACGGCTGTCGCTGGAACCTCGTTGACTGCCCGCTACGCGGCCACTTCCAGCGAGGATCTGCCAACGCTATTAAGTAGACACATCGCAGCCGCTGTGCTGCGCAAGCTCGAGGACGAGCGCGACGAGGGCCGCCGCCGAGCGCTCGTCAACGACGTCCTCGGCGCCCTGCAGGTCTCCGACGCGCTCCTGCCCGACGGTCCCGTGCAGCAGCTCATCGCGCTCACCTACGAGGAGGCCCCCGGCGTCCACCGGATCCTCCCCCGTCCCACGACCCCGCTGTCCGACGCCGCGCTGCTGACGAACGCCACGGGGGAGCCGCAGCTCGGGACCGAGCTGCGCGCGGAGCTCGCCAGCGCCGACCGGGTGGACCTGCTGTGCGCGTTCGTCAAGTGGCACGGCCTGCGCCTGCTCGAGCAGCAGCTGAGCGAGCTGCGCGAGCGCGGCGTGCCGCTGCGGGTCATCACCACGACGTACGTCGGCGCCACGGAGCGGCGGGCGGTCGACGAGCTCGTACGGCGCTTCGGCGCCGAGGTGCGCATCAACTACGAGACGCAGTCGACGCGGCTGCACGCCAAGGCGTGGCTGTTCCGGCGCGGCACGGGCTACGACACCGCGTACGTCGGCAGCTCCAACCTCTCCCGCTCCGCCCTCGTCGACGGGCTCGAGTGGAACGTGCGCCTCGCCGCCGTCACCACCCCGCAGCTGCTGCGCAAGTTCGCCGCGACCTTCGACAGCTACTGGGCCGACCCGGCGTTCACGGCGTACGACCCGGACCGGGACGCCGACCTCCTCGACGAGGCGCTGGCACGGGGCGGAGGTCGCAGCGGCACGGCGACAACGAGCACCCTGGCGGGGCTCGAGGTGCGCCCGCTCCCCCACCAGGAGGAGATCCTCGAGGCTCTCGACGCGGAGCGGCAGGTCCACGACCGGCACCGCAACCTCGTCGTCGCGGCGACGGGCACCGGCAAGACCGTGGTCGCGGCGCTGGACTACCGGCGCCTGCGCGATCAGCTCGGCGGCGACCCGACGCTGCTCTTCGTCGCCCACCGCAAGGAGATCCTCGAGCAGTCGCTGCGGACGTACCGCGAGGTGCTCGCCGACGGCGCGTTCGGCGAGCTGTACGTCGGCGGCGCGCGACCGGAGAAGTGGCGGCACGTGTTCGCCAGCGTGCAGTCGCTGTCGGCGTACGGCATCGATCGGCTACCTGCCGAGCACTTCGACGTCGTCGTCATCGACGAGTTCCACCACGCCGAGGCGGCGACGTACCGCCGGCTGCTCGACCACCTCCAGCCGCGGGAGCTGCTCGGCCTCACCGCCACGCCCGAGCGCAGCGACGGGACCGACGTGCGCCGCTTCTTCGACGGGCGTACGGCGGCCGAGCTGCGGTTGTGGGACGCCCTCGCGGCCGACCTGCTCTGCCCCTTCCACTACTTCGGTGTGTCCGACGACGTCGACCTGAGCGGCGTCGCGTGGAAGCGCGGCGCGTACGACGTGGAGGGCCTCGACAAGCTCTACACCGGCAACGACGCCCGCGCGGCCAAGGTCCTGCGCGAGCTGACCGACAAGGTGACCGACGTCCGGCGGATGCGGGCGCTCGGGTTCTGCGTCTCCGTCGCCCATGCGGAGTACATGGCCCGCGTGTTCAGCGAGGCCGGCATCCCCTCGCTCGCCGTGCACGGTGGCACGGGTCCCGAGGAGCGCGCGCAGGCGCTGGAGCAGCTGCGGCGCCAGGAGGTCGGCTGCCTCTTCGCCGCCGACCTCTTCAACGAGGGCCTCGACCTGCCGCAGGTGGACACGGTCCTGTTCCTGCGTCCGACCCAGAGCTCCACGACCTTCCTGCAGCAGCTGGGACGCGGCCTGCGCCGGGCCCCCGGGAAAGCGGTCCTCACGGTGCTCGACTTCATCGGGCAGCACCGGCGGGAGTTCCGCTTCGACGTGCGTTACCGCGCGCTGACCGGCGCGAGCCGCACGGGCCTCGTACGTCAGATCGAGCACGGCTTCCCGTTCCTGCCGGCGGGGAGCCAGATCGTCCTCGACCGGGTCGCGCAGGGCATCGTGCTCGACAACGTCAAGCGGCAGATCGCCCTCACCCGCAAGCAGCTCGTCGCCGACGTGCGGACGCACGGCGACCTCGACCTCGCCGCGTACCTGCGCGAGTCCGGGCGCGACCTCAGCGACGTCTACAAGGCCAAGGGGTCGTGGACCTCGCTGCGGCGCGAGGCAGGGCTCCCGACGCTCAACCCCGGCCCCGACGAGGCTTCCCTCCTGCGCCGCGTGTCGTCGCTGCTGCACGTCGACGACCCGGAGCGGGCGGCGGCGTACGCCCGCCTCGCCGCGCCGGACGGGCCGGCGTACCACGACCTCACCGAGCGGGAGCAGCGCCTGGCGCGCATGCTCTTCTTCACCCTCTGGCCGAACACCGGGGGGTTCGCCCACTACGAGGAGGGCCTCGACCGGCTGCGGCGCAACCCCGCGGTCTGCGAGGAGCTCCGGCAGGTGGTCGCCCTCGGGCTCGACTCCGCCCGGCACACGCCCCGCTCGCTCGGCGACGGCCTGCAGCACGTGCCGCTGGCCAGCCACGCGCGCTACCGCCGGGAGGAGATCCTCGCGGCGCTCGGCTGGGCGTCCCTCGAGCGCAGCGCGCGCGGCAACATCACCGGCGTCGCGTGGGCCGAGGAGACGCAGACCGACGCACTGCTCATCAACCTGCAGAAGTCGGAGAAGGACTTCTCGCCGACGACGATGTACCGCGACTACGCGCTCAGCACCGAGCTGTTCCACTGGGAGTCGCAGAACGCGACGTCGCTCACCTCGCCGGCGGGGCAGCGCTACCTCAACCACTGCGAGCTCGGCACGCACGTCGTCCTCTTCGTCCGCGACGCCCCGGAGAACGAGTTCGGGGCGGCACCGTTCCTGTGCCTCGGGCAGGCGTCGTACGTCGAGCACCGCGGCGAGCGGCCCATCGCCATCACCTGGCGGCTCGACCGGCCGATGCCGGCGGAGACGTACCTGACGGCGTCGGTGGTCGCTGGTTGA
- a CDS encoding type II toxin-antitoxin system VapB family antitoxin: MNIKNPETEALARQVAARTGETLTGAITQALRERLERIDARPGGRDVQATIDAVKAITGDLAKRLEDGPGSADIDALLYDERGLPR; the protein is encoded by the coding sequence ATGAACATCAAGAACCCCGAGACCGAGGCGCTCGCCCGCCAGGTCGCCGCGCGCACCGGGGAGACCCTCACCGGCGCGATCACCCAGGCTCTGCGGGAGCGCCTCGAGCGCATCGACGCCCGACCGGGCGGGCGCGACGTGCAGGCCACGATCGACGCCGTGAAGGCCATCACCGGCGACCTGGCGAAGCGCCTCGAGGACGGCCCCGGATCGGCCGACATCGACGCGTTGCTCTACGACGAGCGCGGCCTGCCCCGGTGA
- a CDS encoding type II toxin-antitoxin system VapC family toxin, translating into MIIDSSAVVAIALEESDADRYLRAAVEARPLRMSAANLLAASIVVDRRRDPVASRQLDRLVELLRVVVEPVTERQARLAREAYRDFGRGSGHPANLNFGDCFAYALARDLDEPLLFKGDDFVHTDVEPAVPQG; encoded by the coding sequence GTGATCATCGACTCGTCGGCCGTCGTCGCCATCGCACTTGAGGAGAGCGACGCAGACCGCTACCTGCGCGCCGCTGTCGAGGCGCGGCCGCTCCGCATGTCAGCGGCGAACCTCCTTGCGGCGAGCATCGTGGTCGACCGGCGGCGCGATCCGGTCGCCTCCCGACAACTCGACCGCCTCGTCGAGCTGCTGCGTGTCGTCGTCGAGCCCGTCACCGAGCGGCAGGCACGCCTCGCGCGTGAGGCATACCGGGACTTCGGTCGGGGCAGTGGGCATCCGGCCAACCTGAACTTCGGGGACTGCTTCGCCTACGCGCTGGCCAGGGACCTCGACGAACCGCTGCTCTTCAAGGGCGACGACTTCGTCCACACCGACGTCGAGCCGGCCGTGCCGCAGGGCTGA
- a CDS encoding very short patch repair endonuclease, producing the protein MLLPPAPPASSPGVARIMRRNRCRDTAAELAVRRELHRRGYRFLVDATPAGTNRRRRADVVLRGPRIALFVDGCFWHSCPEHLHLPRANADWWRAKLASVVARDRDTDRHLLEHGWWPTRAWEHEDPADVVDDVAVAVRLRRILAALA; encoded by the coding sequence GTGCTCCTCCCGCCCGCGCCGCCGGCCTCGTCGCCGGGCGTCGCGCGGATCATGCGGCGCAACCGCTGCCGGGACACGGCAGCGGAGCTCGCCGTGCGCCGCGAGCTGCACCGCCGGGGCTACCGGTTCCTCGTGGACGCCACCCCGGCCGGCACCAACCGGCGGCGCCGCGCCGACGTCGTCCTGCGCGGCCCGCGCATCGCCCTCTTCGTCGACGGCTGCTTCTGGCACTCCTGCCCCGAGCACCTGCACCTGCCGAGGGCCAACGCGGACTGGTGGCGGGCCAAGCTCGCCTCGGTCGTCGCCCGCGACCGCGACACCGACCGGCACCTGCTGGAGCACGGCTGGTGGCCGACGCGGGCGTGGGAGCACGAGGACCCGGCCGACGTGGTCGACGACGTCGCGGTCGCCGTACGGCTGCGCCGCATCCTCGCCGCGCTAGCGTGA
- a CDS encoding phosphatase PAP2 family protein has product MRLPGERELLLRLRPADGGAVEDVAVLVRDATDGVVLAGVAGAAALVLAVRRRRCEALLLLAAALLPLLLNPLLKRAFARPRPELWAAADEASAYAFPSGHAVGTAALLGGLLLVARRPRFVVAVGLPLVLLVGVAQLVAGVHWPSDVLAGWVVAAAWVALVAVMARRLRSD; this is encoded by the coding sequence GTGCGGCTACCGGGGGAGCGCGAGCTGCTGCTGCGGCTGCGCCCTGCCGACGGCGGTGCCGTCGAGGACGTGGCGGTGCTGGTGCGCGACGCGACCGACGGGGTCGTGCTGGCGGGGGTGGCCGGGGCCGCCGCCCTCGTCCTCGCGGTGCGGCGCCGGCGGTGCGAGGCCCTCCTGCTCCTGGCCGCGGCGCTCCTGCCGCTGCTGCTGAACCCGCTGCTCAAGCGGGCGTTCGCGCGTCCCCGCCCGGAGCTGTGGGCGGCGGCGGACGAGGCGTCGGCGTACGCCTTCCCGTCCGGCCACGCCGTCGGGACCGCGGCGCTGCTCGGCGGCCTGCTGCTCGTGGCTCGCCGGCCGCGGTTCGTCGTGGCCGTCGGTCTCCCGCTCGTCCTGCTCGTCGGGGTCGCCCAGCTCGTCGCCGGCGTGCACTGGCCCTCGGACGTGCTCGCGGGGTGGGTCGTCGCCGCCGCGTGGGTCGCCCTGGTGGCGGTGATGGCGCGGCGCCTGCGGTCCGACTGA
- a CDS encoding DUF6226 family protein, which produces MSRWGPEGPPDEAYERVTDPERFGVLHGVARALVADLERRFAVRTEQVAGGVRLVPDGGGTPLEVELTPFPGVRLRYGRSGGGAFPLCGCDACDEDPQEVAEQLREAVEDVVGGRYAEELACEPGKATVTTRTPGSTGCSSYDEEEAEPYGPPGLRWQHAWPAWPARGS; this is translated from the coding sequence GTGAGCAGGTGGGGCCCGGAGGGGCCGCCCGACGAGGCGTACGAGCGCGTCACCGACCCGGAGCGGTTCGGCGTGCTGCACGGCGTGGCGCGGGCGCTGGTGGCCGACCTCGAGCGGCGCTTCGCCGTGCGCACCGAGCAGGTCGCGGGCGGCGTCCGCCTCGTCCCCGACGGCGGGGGCACGCCGCTCGAGGTCGAGCTCACGCCGTTCCCCGGGGTCAGGCTCCGGTACGGCCGCTCCGGCGGCGGGGCGTTCCCGCTGTGCGGTTGCGACGCCTGTGACGAGGACCCGCAGGAGGTCGCCGAGCAGCTGCGGGAGGCCGTCGAGGACGTCGTCGGCGGACGGTACGCCGAGGAGCTCGCGTGCGAGCCCGGCAAGGCGACGGTGACGACGCGGACGCCGGGGAGCACGGGCTGCTCGTCCTACGACGAGGAGGAGGCCGAGCCCTACGGCCCGCCCGGGCTCCGCTGGCAGCACGCCTGGCCCGCCTGGCCGGCCCGCGGGAGCTGA
- a CDS encoding multicopper oxidase domain-containing protein yields the protein MSALPTRPDAPTEQARGSRVRRRSLLTGLLATPLAAVAGPAQAEEAPRVAVARRPRRKPREVTLYAADLPDGAGWGFGLEPGEPTVPGPTLEMVEGETLRVTVVNQATTTVSLHVHGVDYDIDSDGTPMNGGTVAPGAERTYVWRSHAPHRRRDRTWASGSAGYWHYHDHSVGSDHGTMGVQKGLYGALVVRRPGDPLPDQQIVCVFADVIVNGMPAGQAPTFHSRLGDRVEWIMITHGELFHTFHLHGHRWADNRTGLVQDARDESRLLDTRVTGPADSFGFQVIAGERVGPGAWMYHCHVQHHSDFGMAGHWHIADEGHPHH from the coding sequence GTGAGCGCCCTGCCCACCCGCCCCGACGCCCCGACCGAGCAGGCGCGGGGGAGCCGCGTACGCCGGCGCTCCCTCCTCACGGGCCTGCTCGCCACGCCGCTCGCGGCGGTGGCCGGTCCGGCGCAGGCCGAGGAGGCGCCCCGCGTGGCGGTCGCCCGCAGGCCCCGCCGCAAGCCCCGCGAGGTGACGCTCTACGCGGCGGACCTGCCGGACGGCGCCGGCTGGGGCTTCGGCCTCGAGCCGGGCGAGCCCACGGTGCCCGGCCCGACGCTGGAGATGGTCGAGGGCGAGACGCTGCGCGTCACCGTCGTCAACCAGGCCACGACGACGGTGAGCCTGCACGTGCACGGCGTCGACTACGACATCGACAGCGACGGCACCCCGATGAACGGCGGCACCGTCGCGCCGGGCGCCGAGCGGACGTACGTCTGGCGCTCGCACGCCCCGCACCGCCGCCGCGACCGCACCTGGGCGTCGGGCAGCGCCGGCTACTGGCACTACCACGACCACTCGGTGGGCTCGGACCACGGGACGATGGGCGTGCAGAAGGGCCTGTACGGCGCCCTCGTCGTCCGCCGCCCCGGCGACCCGCTGCCGGACCAGCAGATCGTCTGCGTCTTCGCCGACGTCATCGTCAACGGGATGCCGGCCGGGCAGGCGCCGACGTTCCACTCGCGCCTCGGCGACCGCGTCGAGTGGATCATGATCACGCACGGCGAGCTGTTCCACACCTTCCACCTGCACGGGCACCGCTGGGCCGACAACCGGACCGGGCTCGTGCAGGACGCGCGGGACGAGTCGCGGCTGCTCGACACCCGCGTCACCGGCCCGGCCGACTCGTTCGGGTTCCAGGTCATCGCGGGGGAGCGGGTCGGCCCGGGCGCGTGGATGTACCACTGCCACGTCCAGCACCACTCGGACTTCGGGATGGCCGGGCACTGGCACATCGCCGACGAGGGGCACCCGCACCACTGA